In a genomic window of Platichthys flesus chromosome 24, fPlaFle2.1, whole genome shotgun sequence:
- the ponzr4 gene encoding plac8 onzin related protein 4, which translates to MSGQMVVTQPRPFITTSSSSQWTSSICDCFEDLPQCCLAFWCFPCFTCKTSYEAGECVCLPLLDSFGIIPPITTAIRVSVRQRYGIEGTICRDCLFACCCGPCSWCQIAREIKMRTNPITFVSMST; encoded by the exons ATGTCTGGGCAGATGGTGGTGACCCAGCCCCGGCCCTTCATCACGACCTCTTCATCCAGCCAATGGACCTCCAGCATCTGCGACTGCTTCGAAGACCTGCCCCAGT gtTGCTTGGCCTTTTGGTGCTTTCCCTGCTTCACCTGTAAAACATCGTACGAGGCcggggagtgtgtgtgcttgcccCTGCTGGACTCTTTCGGAATCATCCCGCCTATAACCACAGCCATCAGGGTGTCAGTGCGTCAGAGATACGGCATCGAG GGCACGATCTGCAGGGACTGCCTGTTCGCCTGCTGCTGCGGGCCCTGCAGCTGGTGCCAGATAGCGAGAGAAATCAAGATGAGGACCAACCCCATTACATTCGTCAGCATGTCAACctga
- the LOC133949950 gene encoding cornifelin homolog B-like yields the protein MDSSGMSRRAVQVQPESRVHEAGQWSTGLCECHKDIGDCCFALCCLPVFTCKVTSAVGACPCLPLLDCIGCVPPASLAMRASVRERYGIQGSVWSDCLYGCCCYPLSWLQISRELKRRAASHASSSSSSSSSARYTALTPLQGAHLV from the exons ATGGACAGTTCAGGTATGTCTCGACGGGCGGTCCAGGTCCAGCCGGAGAGCAGGGTTCATGAGGCAGGTCAGTGGAGCACCGGCCTGTGTGAGTGCCATAAAGACATAGGGGACT GCTGCTTTGCCCTGTGCTGCCTCCCAGTATTCACTTGCAAGGTGACCAGTGCGGTGGGGGCGTGTCCCTGCCTGCCTCTGCTGGACTGCATTGGCTGTGTGCCGCCGGCCTCTCTCGCCATGAGGGCTTCTGTCAGGGAACGATATGGTATACAg GGGAGTGTGTGGAGCGACTGCCTGTACGGATGCTGCTGCTATCCACTATCCTGGCTCCAGATCTCCAGAGAGCTGAAAAGGAGAGCAGCTTCccacgcctcctcctcctcctcctcctcctcatcggcAAGATACACGGCTCTGACCCCCCTGCAGGGGGCGCACTTGGTCTAG
- the si:dkey-112a7.4 gene encoding uncharacterized protein si:dkey-112a7.4: MYGASGIPELIPPAGPPRQPGAAGQYNPGHPQVNGHGGGSNPQRLGQRAPKLGQIGRSKKVDLDDEDVDDIMNNNGQCPVSLSPIS; encoded by the exons ATGTACGGAGCGTCAGGTATCCCCGAGCTCATCCCGCCCGCTGGGCCGCCCCGGCAGCCCGGCGCGGCGGGCCAGTACAACCCGGGACACCCCCAGGTCAACGGGCACGGCGGCGGCTCCAACCCGCAGAGACTCGGACAGAGGGCGCCCAAACTGGGCCAGATCGGTCGGTCCAAGAAAG TGGATTTGGACGACGAAGACGTGGACGACATCATGAACAACAACGGGCAGTGtcccgtctccctctctcccatctCCTAA